Genomic segment of Parachlamydia sp. AcF125:
TAGAGTTATTTACTTTTAATTTTAAAAATCAACCAACGGTTATTTAAGGTCTATTAGAAAATTAAAAAAATAAAAAAGCCACCTCGTCTCATTTACTCACTTTATGCATGTACATGATCTTTTTGCAATGCTTTATAAGCATGATGTGGAAAAACCAGGAACTCTCCGCCTCTCTCGCGCCCGTTTTAAAAGGCTATATTTTTAAAAATAAAGGAGAGAAAAAGATTTAAAGGAAGGATTTAGTGGCAAACGTAACACCCGCTTCCGCAGATATTTTAAAGGTGGATAAATCTTCAAAAAAAATCTGCTTTAAAATTTGTTGCGTTTCGACAAATATCTCTTCATCAGGCTTTAAGAGGGCAATTTCCGAGGGGGTAAACCAGCGAATGCCTTCCGTTTCCTCCACATTCTGGGCAAGGGCTCCTTTTACGGGATATCCTAGATACACAAAATCTAAGTGTTGGTGAGCGGGCTGGTCTCGGTAAGCCGGAACTTCGGCAATTAAGCATACATAAGGACGCTCAAAGCTAGTGGCATTCCATCTTTCAATCCACACATTTTCCTGTGAAAGTAAAGCCACTTCTAAACCTGTCTCTTCATAAGCCTCACGCCTAGCTGCTTCGGGAGGGGTTTCATTCGGTTCCAGATGACCGCCAGGAGGCAGCCATTTTCTCAGTTTTTTATGAAAAATGAGAAGGACTTTTTGGTTTTCAAGGATGTATACTGAACTCGTAAATTGCCTCATTCTACCAATCCCTCCTGTTTGCGAAAATGCTGTTCAACTTTCGAAAGCGTTTTTCGAAGTGCCATCTCGGGATCGATCTTTTTATTTTCGGCATGTAAAACAAGAGAGAATAAGGTATTCCCAATGGACTCTTCATCCTGACATTCCCAGTGGGAGTCTTTAAAACCCTCTAAAGGAAAGGCTGTTTTTTTGATTTTTTTGCCTATTTTTGCTCCCCGCATTAAAGCAGGAAGCGCTTTAGAAATCCCATCTAAAATGCTTTTCCGCTCTTGCTTTTCTTGTTGTTTAAGAGCTTCCCACTGGCTTGTAACTTCCTCGGCTGTCTTTAATTTTTTGTCGCTGAACACATGCGGGTGACGGCGAATCAACTTAGCAATCACATGAGAAACAGGCTCGTCCATTTGAAATTTTCCCTCTTTTTGCGCCAATTTAGAGATAAAAAAGAGGTTTAAAAATAGATCTCCGAGCTCTTCTTCCATATGTTTTGCATCCCCTAAATCAACAGCTTCCACCCATTCGGCTGCTTCTTCTAAAAGGGTTGAGCGCAAGGTTTCAAGGGTTTGTTCCCGATCCCACGGACATCCATTAGGCCCTAGCAATGTATTTAGGACACTAAGAAGCTCTCTAATCTTTTGGAGCAAGCTTTCATCATCTGCATGGAGCATTTAGGTACCTAGCTAAAACTAAAAAAAGCATTTTATCATTAACCCCGATTTCTACTCATCAAATTCTTGCCTTTTTTTGCCTTAAATTTCATAGTTTGACTTCCAACAAGGGAACTCCAAAATGCCAAAATCCTCCATTTTTATCGCCTCCACCGGTCAAAATATCGGTAAAACCACCTTATGCCTAGGAATCATTTCGGGCTTAAAAAAAAGGTATCACAAAGTTGGCTTTATCAAACCCGTTGGCCAGCAGCATGTGACAATTGAGGAGAATGTGGTCGTCGATAAAGACGTGGTTCTGTTCAAAAACACCTTTCAGCTCGAAGATCCCTGGATGGATATGAGCCCGGTGATTATTCCTCAAGGTTTTACCCGCGATTACATTGAAGGAAAAGTGACTGAGCAAGAGATGACCAAAAAAATCCAACACGCCTTTCAAAAAATTTCTGAGGCTAATAATTATACGATTGTGGAGGGAACCGGACATGTAGGAGTAGGCTCAATCATTAATCTTGGAAATGCTAAGGTTGCCTCGTTACTGGGATTGGAAATGGTGATTGTCACCTCGGGAGGCCTTGGATCTGCTTATGACGAGCTAGCTTTAAATTTAGCCCTCTGCAAAGAACATAAAGTCAAAGTACGCGGAGTTATTCTCAACCGTGTTTATGAAGAAAAAAAAGAGATGATTCTTCACTATTTCCCAAGATTATTAAAAAAATGGAATATTCCGCTTGCTGGTTGCATTCCCTATAACGAGTTTTTAAATAATCCGACAATTAAAGACTTTGAATATCTATTTGATACCCCACTTTTTGCAGGAGAGCAACATCGGTATCGACACTTTCGCCATACGCGCTTAGCCGCTTCTTCCTTAGAAGCTTATGAAGAAGAGGCCACTCCAAATGAGTTAGTTATAACACCCGCTAGTCGTGAAGATATTATTCGATCTGTCTTGAAACAACATCTCACCGCTTCTGAAACAGATGGCACCGATTTCCAAGGGGGAATGATTTTAACAGGCCGCCATCCTCCTAGCAAAGAAATTTGCGAGCAAATTCGGCAGGTTGATATTCCCACTCTTTATGCCCCTCTGCATAGCTACGACGCTCTTAAGATGATTACCTCTTACATTGCTAAAATCCGGATGGAAGATCTTCCAAAAGTTGAAAAAGCTATTGCCCTAGTAGAAGATCATGTCGATTTTGATCTGCTTACAAAGGGAAGTCAATCGCCATAAAAGCTGTTGGTTTAATGGCGGCTTTCCAAAACTATAAGTCTGCTGTTTGCTCTGCCAGCGGAAATTTTTCTTCGAATTTTTCTAATACCCTTTCCACTGAAGTCTCCTCTCTTTCCTCTTCTGTAATCAGTTCTGCATCTACCCACGTTTGCTTTGTCTTATCAGCTTCAATCAATTTTTTAGCGAGAGGATACAATGTAGGCTTAGCTAAAGCTAAATTAATCAGCTTAACAGGCCCAGATATTCCCTCTGGCTGTTCGGCAGAGGGATATAGTCTATATAACTCCTCAACTAATACGAGGGCATCAGGATTTGCTCCTTTTTGAAGAAAGAGATCCACAAGCTTAGGGGAATTTTGGCTAATCGCTATACATAGCGGAGAGACACATGCCTCCGATGTTTTATCGATTTCTCTTATGACAGGGATATTTACCAAATTGGGAAATCTAGCCAAGATTTTTTCTGCCAGAGAAACCACATACTCATCATTTAACCCATCTTTACAATCCAATAGGGCTCGACGAGATAAAATATACAAAAGAGACACCTTAGCTGGGCGCTCTTCAATTTTCGTCAATATAGTAGGTTGGCCTAAGGATAAAGCAAAATCAAAGAAATCATCTTGAACGATTTTCATTTTGACAGCTTCTTTTATCATGCGGCCCGCGAAGAAAAAGGAGCCCCTATTATCTAACCAATTTATAGTTTTTGCATAGATAGCTTTGAGAGCCTCTTTATTTTCTGCTAAAAGACTTCCGCTAATAGCATTTTTTAAAATATGATAAGCTTTATTTTGACTAACTTTTGTGGCAAATACTTTATCCTTACTATCCATTGTTATGGCAAATAGTTGTTTGATGGCCGTTTCCGACCCAAATTTTCCCACAACTAAAGCTAATTCTGAATCAAGGCCCCCGTTTTGTAATACCTGAAGCATAATTCCTAACTCATTTTGGATAGCTGTTTTTTCTGCTTCAGCTTCAGGCTTTGCCTCTTTCAAGTCTTCTAAACGATTCTTAAAGAGTTTAAATGCTTGTTGGCGAACAAAGCTAGCTTTTTTTATTAATTGTTGTTTCTCGGTGGAAGTTGTTCGAGCCTTGGCGATTGTGTGTTTTAAAAGAACGTACATATGATTGCAATTGGCTGCATCTTGGAAGATGGACTGCGAAGCTTGAACAGTTTTTAAAGCAACTTCCACCGATTTTTTTGCCTGTGTTGTGGCTACCCCTTTTTTCCCTAGAGTAAAAAAGCGGACCAATAAATTCAGGACACTTAGCGTAAAGGTTTTTATTTTCCCATCTTTTTTTCGTACGCTAAAGTGAGTGGTGAGCACCATTTCGGGATCTTGAGCTGCTTTGGCTAAAGCTAAGGTAAGATTTTTTTTATCGGTTACATTTAATTGGATTGCCATAACAGACCTCCTTATTTAATATCTAATTTTCACAAGCTATATCATATCATTCATTAAACGCCTAATTAATTATTAAATTAAATAAAAAACAATAAACGATTAATAAAGAAGGTAAGCATTGGCTGTGTTGAAAAAATTCTCTCTAGAATCTTGCTAAAATCCCTTGAAAAAAGAAACTCCTTGTTTTTTTCCGATCAAAGAAAAGACCAAGGAGTTTGCGATGCGCGAACGCAACTGGCAATGGTATAACACACAACTCATTCAACGCAGAAGCCTAACTTTTCTTTTAGGTCCAAACCTTCTCAAGCCAGCCGTAAAACGACAGTCTACCAGAAGAAGACCAACCGAGTACTCGAATATACTTATTGAGAGTCTTTTCATGCTCAAAATTCAGTTTAAGCTGACATATCGTACTCTTCAAGGGTCTGCTCAGTCCTTTTTAACAAAACTTTTACCAGGTAACAAGGTTCCCGACCACACCCTGATGGGCAAGCGTGTTCAAAAGTTAGGTAAAACGCGGCCTAAGCTCTCCCACTCACACAGCCAAACAGCCACCCTTGATCCATCAGGCGTGGAAGTGGTAGGCAAAGGTGGATGGAAAGTAAAAGTGCATGGGCGAGGAAGACTCCGCAAGTGGTGAAAGTCCACTTAGCAGTAGGTCTCAAGACTTTGGAACTCCTGGCGGAAATGGCGACAATTTCAGAGGCTGGAGACAGTAGAATGACAGCTCCGCTACTGGATTAACTAGCCCGTCCGCCAAAACAAGTGATTGCCGATGGAGGATACGATAGGCGGGAGGCGCGCAAAGTCATCAAAGACAAGGAAGCCAAACCATTAATTCCACCTCCAAAGAATGCAAGATATAAGTTCAAAAATGATGGGAGAGATATAGCCATGCTGGAAATATCGGGGCGTGGAGGCGATCGATAGGCTAGATCTCTTTGGGGAAAACTGACAGGCTATAATTGTCGAGCTTTAGTGGAAACGGCCTTTTCCATTTTGAAACGCTTATTTGGCGATCGATTCTTTTCAAAAAATTTTGAACGTCAGAAAGTTGAAAACAGTTTCAGATATATTCTTTTCAACAAGATGGAAAGATTGGCAATTTGAAAAATAAGAAATAAGAACTTTTGAAAATTTTAACTAAATTTTTAAATCGATTTTTTCAATACAGCTCCATTTTGGCAATCTAGCCACAAGTAAAAATGAACTTTTTATTGTTTGTATCTTTAATTCCAAGGCGGATAGCAAAAGATCCATTCAACATGCTAAAAAGGCGCCCCCTAATCCCCTTTTTGTTTAGCGAGAAAGAAAAGCCCTAAAGATGGCTCTCTTTCATATGGCTAAAATTCGAATGGGAGAACTTCCAAAAGTTGAAAAAGCTATTGCTCTAGTAGAAGATCATGTCGATTTTGATCTGCTTATAAAGGGAAGCCAATCGCCATAAAAACCGCTTGTTTAAGAGCAGCCTTCCAAAGCTATAAGTCTGTCGTTTGCTATGCCAGAGGAAATTTGGCTTCGAATTTTTCTAATACCCTTTCCACTGAAGTCCCTGCTCTTTCCTCTTCTGTAATCAGTTTTGCATCTACCCAAGTTTGCTTTGTCTTATCGGCTTCAATCAATTTTTTAGCGGAAGGATAAAAGCTAGGATCAGTTAAAGCTAGATTAATCAGCTTAACAGGTCCGGATCTAGGTATTCCCTGTGGCCGTTCGCCAGAAGGATAGACTCTATTTAATATATCAGCTGAAAGGAAAGCACCAGGATTTGCTCCTTTTTGAAGAAAGAGATCCACAAGCTTAGGGGATTTTTGGCTAATCGCTATCAAAAGCGGATAGATACATACACCCGATGTTTTATCGGCTTCTCTTATGATAGGGATATTTACCAAACTGGGAAATCTAGCCAAGATTTTTTCTACCAGAGAAACCACATACTCCTCATTTAACCCATCTTTACAATCCAATAGGGTTTCACTAGCTAAAAAAGTTAAGAGAGACGCCTCAGCTGAGCGCGCTTCGATTTTCACGGATAAAGTAGGCTTGCCTAGAGATAAAGGTAAAGATAAAGCAAAATTAAAGAAATCATCTTGAACGATTTTCATTCTGACCATTTCCTCTATCATTTGACCCATGAAGATAAAGAAGCCTTCATTCTTTAAAGCATCGACAGTTTCTGCCTGGATAGCTTTAAGAGCCTCTTTATTTTTTGTTAAGAGACTTCCGCAAATAGCATTTTTTAAAATATGATAAGCTTTATCCTTACTATCCATTGTTGGGGCAAATAGTTGTTTGATGGTCTTCTCCGACCCAAATTTTCCCACAACTAAAGCTACTTCTAAATCAAGGTCCTCGTTATCAAGGCCCCCGTTTTGCAATACCTGAATTATAACCCCCAATTCATTTTGGAGGGCATTTTTTTCTGCCTCAGTTTCAGGCTTTGCCTCTTTCAAGCCTTCT
This window contains:
- a CDS encoding NUDIX domain-containing protein yields the protein MRQFTSSVYILENQKVLLIFHKKLRKWLPPGGHLEPNETPPEAARREAYEETGLEVALLSQENVWIERWNATSFERPYVCLIAEVPAYRDQPAHQHLDFVYLGYPVKGALAQNVEETEGIRWFTPSEIALLKPDEEIFVETQQILKQIFFEDLSTFKISAEAGVTFATKSFL
- a CDS encoding MazG family protein, which produces MLHADDESLLQKIRELLSVLNTLLGPNGCPWDREQTLETLRSTLLEEAAEWVEAVDLGDAKHMEEELGDLFLNLFFISKLAQKEGKFQMDEPVSHVIAKLIRRHPHVFSDKKLKTAEEVTSQWEALKQQEKQERKSILDGISKALPALMRGAKIGKKIKKTAFPLEGFKDSHWECQDEESIGNTLFSLVLHAENKKIDPEMALRKTLSKVEQHFRKQEGLVE
- a CDS encoding AAA family ATPase; translation: MPKSSIFIASTGQNIGKTTLCLGIISGLKKRYHKVGFIKPVGQQHVTIEENVVVDKDVVLFKNTFQLEDPWMDMSPVIIPQGFTRDYIEGKVTEQEMTKKIQHAFQKISEANNYTIVEGTGHVGVGSIINLGNAKVASLLGLEMVIVTSGGLGSAYDELALNLALCKEHKVKVRGVILNRVYEEKKEMILHYFPRLLKKWNIPLAGCIPYNEFLNNPTIKDFEYLFDTPLFAGEQHRYRHFRHTRLAASSLEAYEEEATPNELVITPASREDIIRSVLKQHLTASETDGTDFQGGMILTGRHPPSKEICEQIRQVDIPTLYAPLHSYDALKMITSYIAKIRMEDLPKVEKAIALVEDHVDFDLLTKGSQSP
- a CDS encoding transposase — encoded protein: MRERNWQWYNTQLIQRRSLTFLLGPNLLKPAVKRQSTRRRPTEYSNILIESLFMLKIQFKLTYRTLQGSAQSFLTKLLPGNKVPDHTLMGKRVQKLGKTRPKLSHSHSQTATLDPSGVEVVGKGGWKVKVHGRGRLRKW